Within Acidimicrobiales bacterium, the genomic segment TGGCCGATTGGCTGCGCCCGAAGAACGGCACCGTGAACGCGGCCAGGTCGTCGACGGCCGCCTGGAGGACGGGGCGGGCGTCGGCGTCGGCGGCCATGTCCCGCGAGCTCGCCTTCCCGAACGACACGTGGAACCGCTCCTCGGGCAGCAGCTTCTCGACCACGGAGCGCAACGGCAGGTACGACGTGTCCGCCAACTCCTCCATGAGCACGACCTCGGCCAGGTCGACGAGCGCCTTCAGCACCACGAACTCGGCCCACGACGTGAGCCCGAAGTCGAACACCGACAGGGCCCGCCCGGGGCCCACCTCGACGCCGAGCTCGGAGGCCAGGCGCTGGAAGCGCAGGTGATGGCCGTACTCCTCCATGGCGATGCGGCACGCCAGCCACTTCTCCCGCGGTCCGGGGGCGAGGGCGATGGCCGGCTCGTCGAACGCCACCGCACCGGCCAGCTCGTTGCGCACGTGGCTCACCACCACCTTGCCCACCGTGGACACGTACTCCGGCCCGACCTCACGGGCGGCCGCCGCGTCGACCACCTCCCCGGTGAAGGGGGCGCCCGGCGCGCTCAACGCCCGAGTCCCGCGAGCAGCGTGGGCACCGCAGCCGCGAGCGCCGGGCGCACCGCGCCGTGGGTGGCGCCCACCCGGCCGCCGGGGATGTGGAGCAGGGTCGACCCGGCAGTCACAACCGGTTCAGTATCGCACATAGGGCCGGAGCGGTTCCGCAAGGGGCGGCCATCTCCCTGCGGCACGTATGCTCACGAGCATGGCGCCGGCGCGCGGTCTGGTCGGGCGGCGGGCGGAGCAAGCCGCCCTGCGAGCGGCGCTCCGACGCCGCTC encodes:
- a CDS encoding Phenylacetic acid catabolic protein codes for the protein MSAPGAPFTGEVVDAAAAREVGPEYVSTVGKVVVSHVRNELAGAVAFDEPAIALAPGPREKWLACRIAMEEYGHHLRFQRLASELGVEVGPGRALSVFDFGLTSWAEFVVLKALVDLAEVVLMEELADTSYLPLRSVVEKLLPEERFHVSFGKASSRDMAADADARPVLQAAVDDLAAFTVPFFGRSQSANNVAFRRWGVKQRTNDEARAEWARRARQFVEDDLGLRFPEVDVRWNG